The genomic window GAACCGGACGTTCCCGATGTGCAAGATGCCGGTCAGGACCGACAGTACCGCGACGAGCGTCGTCAACCCGACCGCCGCGCGGGCGGCGAGCAGTTTCCGACTCCAGGCCATACGTGATGCGTAACGCGGGTATCGTATAAACCGGCGTCGGAATGCGAGGCGCAAGCTACTTGCTCGCGGGGCGGTGACCGCCTCGTATGGAGTGGAAACTGTTCGCTGATCTCGCCGAACACGCGGGCGGCAAGCACGTCGAGGTCGATGTCGGGTCGGGGGCCACTGTTGGCGACGCGCTGGACGCCCTCCTCGCCGAGCACGAGGCGCTGGAGTCGCGGGTACTGACCGACGAGGGAGAGCTCAGAGAGCACATCAACGTCCTGCGGAACGGTTCGGACGTGGGCGCAAACGGTAACGGTCTCGATACGACGCTCGACGACGGCG from Natranaeroarchaeum aerophilus includes these protein-coding regions:
- a CDS encoding ubiquitin-like small modifier protein 1, which produces MEWKLFADLAEHAGGKHVEVDVGSGATVGDALDALLAEHEALESRVLTDEGELREHINVLRNGSDVGANGNGLDTTLDDGDELALFPPVSGG